One Cucumis sativus cultivar 9930 chromosome 1, Cucumber_9930_V3, whole genome shotgun sequence DNA segment encodes these proteins:
- the LOC101204679 gene encoding uncharacterized protein LOC101204679, protein MEDCVCGFSFCYAGFLLYSIRQQISSPWELRYHAYFMEDVDSWMIIAADWVAILACTFSIIGIVSKSSHHRRWLWCSFFIGILLSVFWFYFMMSLPKFRWDVIWLPLGPLSGAGICLYVDHLLAESSEEIRKLRGYMYSYKAN, encoded by the exons ATGGAGG ACTGTGTTTgcggtttttctttttgctatgCGGGTTTTCTTCTATACTCAATCCGTCAGCAGATTTCTTCTCCATGGGAATTG CGTTATCATGCTTACTTCATGGAGGATGTTGATTCATGGATGATTATAGCTGCAG ATTGGGTTGCTATTTTAGCTTgtacattttcaatcattgGGATTGTGAGCAAGTCAAGTCACCACCGGCGATGGCTTTGGTGCTCATTCTTTATTGGCATCCTACTCTCAGTTTTCTGGTTTTATTTCATGATGAG TTTGCCTAAGTTTCGATGGGATGTTATCTGGCTTCCTTTGGGTCCTCTCAG TGGGGCTGGAATCTGTTTGTATGTAGATCATTTGCTAGCCGAATCCTCTGAGGAAATACGAAAGCTTAGAGGCTATATGTATTCTTATAAAGCTAACTGA
- the LOC101204919 gene encoding 60S ribosomal protein L31, whose product MVEKTKGRKEEVVSREYTINLHKRLHGCTFKKKAPKAIKEIRKFAEKAMGTKDVRVDVKLNKHIWSRGIRSVPRRIRVRIARKRNDDEDAKEELYSLVTVAEIPAEGLKGLGTKVIDDEED is encoded by the exons ATGGTTGAGAAAACGAAGGGAAGGAAGGAGGAGGTGGTTAGCAGAGAGTACACCATCAATCTACACAAGCGTTTGCATGGCTG TACCTTCAAGAAGAAGGCTCCCAAGGCCATCAAAGAGATAAGGAAGTTTGCTGAGAAAGCAATGGGAACTAAGGATGTCAGAGTGGACGTGAAACTGAACAAGCATATTTGGAGCAGAGGAATTCGAAGTGTTCCAAGGAGAATTAGAGTTCGAATTGCACGCAAGAGGAACGATGATGAAGATGCAAAGGAAGAACTGTATTCTCTCGTAACCGTAGCAGAAATTCCAGCAGAAGGTTTGAAAGGATTAGGCACTAAGGTCAtcgatgatgaagaagattga
- the LOC116403945 gene encoding LOW QUALITY PROTEIN: protein PLASTID MOVEMENT IMPAIRED 1-RELATED 1-like (The sequence of the model RefSeq protein was modified relative to this genomic sequence to represent the inferred CDS: inserted 1 base in 1 codon; deleted 2 bases in 2 codons), producing MLSRIDSKKIGSRSGSEKLLNEIETINKALYLNKHLSKNSNPLKPKSSNEDPTRKEKKSIWSWKSLKPFSHVRNRRFNCCFSLQVHLIEGLPSDLDDFSLSVFWKRRDGLLVTNPKKIIRGKVEFEEVLNCTCTVHGSGNGPHHSAKYEAKHFLLYASLYGASEVDLGKHRVDLTRFLPLTLEELEEEKSSGKWATSFKLSGRAKGATMNVSFGYTVVGDNLPALEXHIGDSLKGKQNKYGIEKSEMVVGESGSRSRIRNTESIPGRMNYNSLESSQTVDDIKDLHEVLPVPQLELAKSVDLLYKKFDDGKLDASENSNPELNGCIEDSHPMKSDSYLSAPEKENADVDCGTEFSFIERGIEMSSEEQVEKIEVGVEVSSEEQVEKIDVKDVDSSAVGHSAIDNVSSMAHEEDSRVAACDSSSNDDDIYTKESILKELESALSCVCELETAAMESPEEEHLNLKFKSSDEPTGEGMSLDLDDEFLESKGIPLDLDDEYLESDFLRMLGLEQSPFGLCSGSEPESPREQLLRQFEEEAVAGGYSLFNFDDEDESYPAYDYDFNASSEFGDIADTAFDMPSTVSDNEGRCFIDDEAMRSKMKAKMLEDLETEFLMHEWGLNEEAFQQSPSSSSHGFGSPVDMPSEDPFELPPLGEGLGSFIQTKNGGFLRSMNPAIFQNAKSGGNLIMQVSTPVVVPAEMGSCVMEILPRLASVGIEKLSMQANKLMPLEDITGKTMQQLAWEAITTLEGSESEPVFEQDPFDRRKTSTGRSSGSRHETYGKNCMRGEPETEYVSLEDVAPLALDKIEALSMEGLRIQSGMSEDEAPSNISAQSIGEFSALQGKGIDISGSLGLEGTAGLQLLDVKDNGDDVDGLMGLSLSLDEWLRLDSGELDDEEIISEHTSKVLAAHHANSLDFIRGGTKGDRRRGKSSSRKCGLLGNNFTVALMVQLRDPLRNYEPVGAPMLSLIQVERVFIPPKPKIYNTVSEIRNNYYDDDDEIIARVEIKEEPEEKASEQQQSIPQFRITEVHLSGIKTEPNKKLWGTSTSNQQKSGSRWLVANGMGKSKKNPFVKTKAAPKSSAPEPTKVQPPGIKTKIPCGASHLGLNGKPFLH from the exons ATGTTGTCGAGAATTGATTCAAAGAAGATTGGGAGTCGCTCTGGCAGTGAGAAGTTGTTGAATGAGATAGAGACCATAAACAAAGCACTTTATCTGAACAAACATTTATCTAAGAATTCAAATCCT TTGAAGCCAAAAAGCAGTAATGAAGATCCAACACGCAAGGAAAAGAAATCTATATGGAGTTGGAAGTCTTTAAAGCCGTTCTCCCATGTTCGAAACCGCAGGTTTAATTGTTGTTTCTCTCTCCAAGTTCACTTGATTGAGGGGTTACCTTCTGATTTGGACGATTTTAGTCTAAGTGTATTCTGGAAGAGGCGGGATGGTTTATTGGTAACTAACCCTAAGAAGATCATAAGGGGCAAGGTAGAATTTGAAGAGGTGTTGAACTGTACTTGTACAGTACATGGTAGTGGAAATGGACCTCATCATTCTGCAAAGTATGAGGCCAAGCATTTTTTACTCTATGCTTCCTTATATGGTGCTTCAGAGGTTGATTTGGGGAAGCATCGGGTTGATCTCACGAGGTTTCTTCCCCTAACATTGGAGGagttagaagaagaaaaaagctCTGGAAAGTGGGCTACTAGCTTTAAATTATCTGGTAGGGCTAAAGGTGCCACAATGAATGTTAGTTTTGGATACACAGTAGTAGGTGATAATTTACCTGCCCTGG ATCATATCGGTGATTCCTTAAAGGGGAAGCAGAATAAGTATGGTATCGAGAAATCCGAGATGGTGGTTGGTGAATCTGGTAGTAGAAGCAGAATACGGAATACTGAGAGTATTCCTGGAAGGATGAACTATAATTCTCTTGAATCATCCCAGACAGTAGATGATATAAAGGATCTTCATGAAGTTCTGCCAGTACCTCAGTTAGAACTTGCCAAGTCGGTAGATCtattatacaaaaaatttGATGATGGTAAATTGGATGCTTCAGAGAACAGCAACCCTGAGCTCAATGGATGCATTGAAGATTCTCATCCAATGAAATCTGATTCTTACCTTTCTGCCCCTGAGAAAGAAAATGCTGATGTTGATTGTGGAACTGAGTTCTCATTCATTGAACGAGGGATTGAAATGTCTTCTGAGGAACAGGTGGAGAAAATTGAAGTAGGGGTTGAAGTGTCTTCTGAGGAACAGGTGGAGAAAATTGATGTAAAAGATGTTGATTCCTCTGCAGTTGGACATTCTGCAATTGACAATGTATCATCGATGGCTCATGAAGAGGATAGCAGGGTTGCTGCATGTGATAGTTCTTCCAATGACGATGATATTTATACCAAAGAATCCATCCTGAAGGAATTGGAGTCAGCTTTGAGTTGTGTGTGTGAACTGGAGACGGCAGCAATGGAGTCTCCCGAGGAAGAGCAtttgaacttaaaatttaagtcAAGTGATGAACCAACTGGAGAGGGCATGTCCCTTGATTTAGATGATGAATTTTTGGAAAGTAAAGGGATCCCCCTTGATTTAGATGATGAATATTTGGAAAGTGATTTCTTACGTATGTTGGGGCTTGAGCAAAGTCCATTTGGTTTGTGTTCTGGAAGTGAGCCAGAGTCTCCAAGAGAGCAGCTATTACGACAATTTGAGGAAGAAGCTGTAGCAGGTGGTTATTCTTTGTTCAAttttgatgatgaagatgaaagtTATCCAGcatatgattatgattttaatGCAAGTTCTGAGTTTGGAGACATAGCTGATACAGCTTTTGATATGCCGTCGACTGTCAGTGATAATGAAGGCAGGTGCTTCATAGATGATGAAGCAATGAGGAGTAAAATGAAGGCAAAGATGTTGGAAGATTTGGAGACAGAG TTTTTGATGCACGAGTGGGGCTTGAATGAGGAAGCCTTTCAACAGTCGCCATCAAGCAGCTCTCATGGGTTTGGAAGTCCAGTTGATATGCCTTCTGAAGACCCATTTGAATTGCCTCCTCTTGGAGAAGGACTGGGTTCATTTATCCAGACAAAGAATGGAGGTTTTTTGCGATCTATGAATCCTGCAATTTTCCAGAATGCTAAGAGCGGTGGGAACCTGATTATGCAGGTTTCTACCCCCGTGGTAGTACCTGCCGAAATGGGTTCGTGTGTAATGGAAATACTACCCCGTCTGGCCTCAGTTGGAATTGAGAAACTTTCTATGCAAGCAAATAAGTTAATGCCTTTGGAAGATATAACTGGGAAAACAATGCAACAG CTAGCGTGGGAAGCTATTACTACTTTGGAGGGTTCTGAGAG TGAACCGGTGTTTGAGCAAGATCCATTTGATAGACGAAAAACTTCCACGGGCAGATCATCTGGTTCTAGGCATGAAACGTATGGTAAAAACTGTATGCGTGGTGAGCCTGAGACGGAATATGTATCCTTAGAAGATGTTGCTCCTCTAGCCTTGGACAAGATTGAAGCTCTTTCAATGGAAGGGCTGAGGATACAGTCAGGAATGTCTGAGGACGAGGCACCTTCTAACATCAGTGCACAGTCTATAGGAGAATTTTCAGCTCTTCAGGGCAAGGGAATTGACATTAGTGGGTCGCTTGGACTGGAGGGAACTGCTGGATTGCAATTGTTGGATGTAAAAGACAATGGTGATGATGTTGATGGATTAATGggtctttctctctctcttgatgaatggttgagattggATTCTGGTGAACttgatgatgaagaaattatcAGTGAACATACTTCTAAAGTACTCGCTGCTCATCATGCTAATTCCTTAGACTTCATTCGTGGTGGCACAAAGGGAGACCGAAGGCGAGGAAAGAGTTCTAGCCGAAAGTGTGGTTTACTGGGTAACAACTTCACAGTGGCACTCATGGTGCAACTTCGTGATCCGCTGAGAAATTATGAACCAGTTGGTGCCCCAATGCTTTCTCTTATCCAAGTGGAGAGAGTGTTCATCCcaccaaaacccaaaatataCAACACAGTCTCGGAGATACGAAACAACTATTATGATGACGATGACGAGATCATTGCAAGAGTAGAGATAAAGGAAGAACCGGAGGAGAAAGCTTCTGAACAACAACAAAGCATTCCTCAGTTCAGAATCACAGAAGTTCATCTCTCGGGTATCAAAACTGAGCCCAATAAGAAACTCTGGGGTACCTCAACATCCAACCAACAGAAATCTGGTTCACGATGGTTGGTCGCCAACGGCATGGGAAAGAGCAAGAAAAATCCGTTTGTGAAGACAAAGGCTGCTCCAAAGTCATCGGCTCCCGAACCAACGAAGGTGCAACCTCCTGGGATAAAGACAAAGATTCCTTGTGGAGCATCTCATCTGGGTCTAAATGGAAAGCCTTTTCTGCATTAA
- the LOC101205319 gene encoding uncharacterized protein LOC101205319, whose product NFPPNQPFIAPYTLSKPLHRNFLSRATRDQKSEIYNIPSTEIEVVDEEGEDYDDGDDRFWSESGFRGREGEKDYDRDPEFAEIIGTSLDDPDKARSKMEERLRKKRNKILQPKTGSAVPVKVTFNKFDFSNSYIWFEFYNTPLAKDITLICDTIRSWHIIGRLGGCNSMNMQLSQSPLDKRPSYDAIQGANVNPTTFYNIGDFEVQDNLARIWVDIGTSEPLLLDVLINALIQISSDYVGIKQLVFGGSEFENWKEDLTTEDAGYSTHKI is encoded by the exons AATTTCCCTCCCAACCAACCATTTATTGCCCCATACACCCTCTCTAAACCCCTTCACCGGAATTTTCTATCCAGAGCTACCCGCGACCAAAAATCGGAAATTTACAACATCCCCTCCACTGAAATCGAGGTGGTGgatgaagaaggtgaagatTATGATGATGGGGACGACAGATTTTGGAGTGAGAGTGGATTTAGAggaagagaaggagaaaaggACTATGATCGAGACCCTGAATTCGCTGAAATTATAGGAACTAGTCTTGATGATCCAGATAAAGCTCGGTCCAAA ATGGAAGAGAGGctgaggaagaaaagaaacaagataCTTCAGCCAAAGACGGGATCAGCTGTTCCAGTAAAAGTTACATTCAACAA ATTCGATTTCTCAAACTCGTATATATGGTTTGAATTCTACAACACTCCACTGGCAAAAGATATCACCTTAATTTGTGAT ACCATAAGGTCATGGCACATCATTGGACGTCTTGGTGGATGCAATTCCATGAATATGCAG CTGTCTCAATCTCCTTTGGATAAACGGCCAAGTTATGATGCTATTCAGGGAGCTAATGTTAATCCAACCACATTTTATAACATTGGGGATTTTGAGGTTCAAGACAACTTGGCTCGCATATG GGTTGATATTGGGACCAGCGAACCTTTGCTACTAGATGTTTTGATAAATGCATTAATCCAGATAAGCTCTGA CTATGTTGGAATCAAACAATTAGTGTTTGGGGGATCTGAGTTTGAGAATTGGAAAGAGGATTTGACAACTGAAGATGCTGGTTACAGCACTCACAAGATATAG